In Bacteroidota bacterium, a single genomic region encodes these proteins:
- a CDS encoding YraN family protein, giving the protein MAQHNDLGIKGEAAARDYLILKGYKILDINWRFEKCELDIVCEVDKLIVFVEVKTRSNTDFGSPAEFVGPAKQAKLIEGAEAYLEQKNSEKEIRFDIIEVLYQNNKFKIVHMEDAIRDGI; this is encoded by the coding sequence ATGGCACAACATAATGATTTAGGAATTAAAGGCGAAGCTGCAGCGCGCGATTACCTCATTTTAAAGGGATACAAAATACTTGATATCAACTGGAGGTTTGAGAAATGTGAATTGGATATCGTTTGCGAAGTAGACAAGCTAATTGTATTTGTTGAGGTTAAAACTCGCTCCAATACTGATTTTGGCTCACCTGCTGAATTTGTTGGCCCTGCAAAACAAGCTAAATTAATTGAAGGTGCCGAAGCCTATTTAGAACAAAAAAACAGTGAGAAAGAAATCCGATTTGATATAATTGAAGTCCTTTACCAAAACAATAAGTTTAAAATTGTGCACATGGAAGATGCCATTCGTGATGGCATATAA
- a CDS encoding LD-carboxypeptidase, translating into MKTILPPKLQKGDKVALISSARKVAPEEIQKAIDTLTQWGLEVILGKNLFAQQNQFAGSDAQRASDLQEALDDEKIHAVLFARGGYGTVRIIDKIDFSRFVKSPKWIIGYSDISVLHAHLEANFAIASLHSPMAFSFQKAGREEIEKIKSALFTGTQSYEIPAHPFNRKGQATGKIIGGNLSILYSLLASASDVDTKGKILFLEDLDEYLYHIDRMMMALKRSGKLAHLAGLVIGGMSDMKDNTIPFGKTAEEIICDAVKEFDYPVCFGFPSGHIPANFPLILGDTIELNSADKVELKSVSLNGTT; encoded by the coding sequence ATGAAAACTATACTCCCTCCAAAATTACAAAAAGGCGACAAAGTTGCGCTCATTTCAAGTGCCCGAAAAGTGGCTCCCGAAGAAATTCAGAAAGCAATTGACACCCTAACACAATGGGGTTTAGAAGTAATACTTGGTAAAAATTTATTTGCCCAACAAAATCAATTTGCAGGGAGTGATGCACAGAGAGCTTCCGATTTGCAGGAAGCTTTGGATGATGAAAAGATACATGCGGTGCTTTTCGCTCGGGGCGGATATGGCACGGTGCGCATCATTGACAAAATTGATTTTAGCCGATTTGTGAAAAGTCCTAAATGGATAATTGGATACAGCGACATAAGCGTATTGCACGCACACCTTGAAGCCAACTTCGCCATAGCAAGTTTACATTCCCCTATGGCTTTCAGCTTCCAAAAAGCAGGAAGGGAAGAAATTGAAAAAATAAAATCCGCTTTGTTCACGGGAACTCAATCCTACGAAATACCGGCACATCCTTTCAACAGAAAGGGACAAGCAACTGGAAAAATAATAGGTGGAAATTTATCGATACTCTATTCACTTTTGGCTTCTGCGAGCGACGTGGATACCAAAGGAAAAATTCTTTTTTTAGAAGACTTGGATGAATACCTCTATCATATTGACCGAATGATGATGGCCCTGAAAAGAAGCGGAAAATTAGCACATTTGGCAGGTCTGGTAATTGGAGGCATGAGCGATATGAAAGACAATACAATTCCCTTCGGAAAAACAGCAGAAGAAATAATTTGTGATGCCGTAAAAGAATTCGATTATCCGGTTTGTTTTGGTTTTCCTTCCGGACATATTCCTGCAAATTTTCCTCTTATTTTGGGTGATACAATTGAATTAAATAGTGCGGATAAGGTGGAATTGAAATCCGTTTCGTTAAATGGCACAACATAA